The proteins below are encoded in one region of Candidatus Thiodiazotropha sp. LNASS1:
- a CDS encoding RnfABCDGE type electron transport complex subunit B: MDTDIALNVTTAILFMGVLGLLLSSMLAFANKKLWVFEDPRIDEIESMLPATNCGACGNAGCRPFAEALISGEVAPAQCTVSSAEAIDEIADYLGVDSGDVVKRVARLACAGGSHVARMRAHYDGLESCRAASVVSGGPKSCTWGCIGLADCADVCDLDAIIMDSHGLPVVDADKCTACEDCVEICPKGLFSIQPVDRRLWVACKNLEHGDTAENECEVACTACERCVKDSPEGLITIQNNLAVVDYGNNGLASPVATERCPTGAIVWLDDDKGPVKGIHAKRIVRSEALPL, translated from the coding sequence ATGGATACTGACATCGCGCTCAACGTTACAACCGCAATCCTCTTCATGGGGGTGCTTGGTCTGTTGCTCTCTTCCATGCTGGCCTTTGCCAATAAAAAACTCTGGGTCTTTGAAGACCCACGGATTGACGAAATCGAGAGTATGTTGCCCGCCACGAATTGCGGTGCCTGCGGCAATGCCGGGTGCCGTCCATTTGCGGAGGCCCTGATTTCAGGTGAAGTCGCTCCCGCTCAATGCACAGTCAGCAGTGCCGAAGCGATCGATGAGATAGCGGATTACCTGGGCGTTGACAGTGGTGATGTGGTTAAGCGGGTGGCACGCCTCGCCTGTGCAGGCGGGTCGCACGTGGCGCGCATGCGCGCCCACTACGATGGACTTGAGAGTTGTCGCGCGGCATCTGTCGTTTCCGGTGGGCCCAAGAGCTGTACCTGGGGCTGCATCGGCCTGGCGGATTGTGCCGATGTGTGTGACTTAGACGCCATCATCATGGATAGCCACGGTCTGCCGGTGGTAGACGCGGATAAGTGCACGGCCTGCGAGGATTGCGTGGAGATCTGCCCTAAGGGTCTTTTCTCCATTCAACCTGTGGATCGCAGACTCTGGGTGGCCTGTAAAAATCTGGAGCATGGCGATACCGCGGAGAACGAATGCGAGGTTGCCTGCACGGCCTGTGAACGTTGTGTGAAGGATTCCCCGGAAGGACTGATTACGATTCAAAACAACCTGGCAGTGGTCGATTACGGTAACAACGGTCTCGCCTCACCCGTGGCCACAGAAAGGTGTCCAACGGGGGCTATTGTATGGCTCGACGATGACAAAGGACCCGTCAAAGGTATCCATGCCAAGCGTATCGTGAGAAGTGAAGCCCTTCCCCTTTGA